From the genome of Muricauda sp. SCSIO 64092, one region includes:
- a CDS encoding TolB family protein has protein sequence MKPLLLLIFGLAISQFAVAQPNTEVYLFDLDRADGKINLSNPKNISNNEGYDNQPSFLDDNTVLFSAIRADQTDIIKFDITKGSVKTWITDTPTGSEYSPLKIPNKPAFSAIRLDLDGLQRLYAYDLETGDSKVLLKDLKVGYHVWFAPNILVCTVLRENRMDLVVTDLQNGEIRTVDKNVGRSLHKIPNTDRIGYIGKEGNWTIKSLNPLTDETVQLIATY, from the coding sequence ATGAAACCTCTTTTACTGTTGATTTTTGGCCTGGCCATTTCCCAATTTGCGGTTGCCCAGCCCAATACCGAAGTGTACCTGTTCGATTTGGATCGGGCAGATGGAAAAATCAACCTGTCCAACCCCAAGAATATTTCCAACAATGAAGGGTATGACAACCAACCCTCTTTCCTGGACGACAATACCGTATTGTTTTCGGCAATACGGGCCGATCAAACTGATATCATAAAGTTTGACATCACTAAGGGAAGCGTAAAAACATGGATAACCGACACGCCTACCGGAAGCGAATACTCCCCGCTTAAAATACCGAATAAACCGGCCTTTTCAGCAATTCGTTTGGATTTGGACGGCCTCCAAAGATTGTATGCTTATGATTTGGAAACCGGGGACTCCAAAGTCTTGCTCAAGGACCTAAAGGTAGGATACCACGTTTGGTTTGCACCAAATATCCTGGTCTGCACCGTTTTAAGGGAAAATCGAATGGACTTGGTTGTGACGGATCTCCAAAATGGGGAGATCCGTACTGTGGATAAAAACGTGGGGCGTTCCTTACATAAAATTCCCAATACCGATCGTATCGGTTATATTGGAAAAGAAGGGAACTGGACCATCAAATCCTTGAATCCCCTAACGGACGAAACGGTCCAATTGATCGCTACCTACTGA
- a CDS encoding nuclear transport factor 2 family protein produces the protein MAGAGKAIVKANPEAGLLWEQLMYFQQEEIHSISRISTNSTNTRLAFVAEVSPRHIVQKQLDAYNARDIEGFIATFSDDIELFKFPNEPMGKGKDYLRESYGSFFENTPDLHCEIKNRIVLGEKVIDEEFLTINGQNYSAVAIYEVKNGKIAKVTFIQ, from the coding sequence TTGGCAGGCGCGGGCAAAGCAATCGTAAAAGCCAATCCCGAGGCCGGGTTGTTATGGGAGCAACTGATGTATTTTCAACAAGAGGAAATCCATTCCATAAGTAGGATCAGTACAAATTCAACCAATACAAGATTGGCCTTTGTTGCAGAAGTATCACCGCGGCATATTGTACAAAAACAGCTTGATGCTTATAATGCAAGGGATATCGAAGGCTTTATTGCTACGTTTAGTGATGATATTGAACTTTTTAAGTTTCCGAACGAACCCATGGGCAAGGGCAAGGATTATCTAAGGGAAAGTTATGGATCGTTTTTTGAAAATACACCCGACCTTCACTGCGAAATAAAGAATAGGATCGTCCTGGGGGAAAAGGTCATTGATGAAGAATTCCTTACCATAAACGGACAAAACTATTCCGCTGTGGCCATTTACGAAGTGAAAAACGGCAAAATTGCCAAAGTCACCTTTATTCAATAA
- a CDS encoding TMEM175 family protein: MKLPHNISRIEAFSDAVFAFAATLMVVNFDMDSNLSITKSSATGFLSFFVSFFVLAALWWVHYNFFRRTNYMDNGIIALNSILLFVVLYYVFPLKDLVQSWMGEGVTTKEELANLFVMYGIGFLLIFLCFSLMYYRAFKRSRSTETATLLYFYARHFFIFVLVAVISVILAFFEVGLQFGFPGLVYAFLGPLCYSHSKRFSKKFQLD, from the coding sequence GTGAAATTACCCCATAATATATCTCGAATAGAGGCTTTTAGCGATGCTGTCTTTGCTTTTGCGGCAACGCTGATGGTGGTTAATTTTGATATGGACAGCAACCTCTCGATAACAAAATCCTCGGCAACGGGTTTCCTCAGTTTTTTTGTGAGCTTTTTTGTTTTGGCCGCACTTTGGTGGGTACATTATAATTTTTTCAGAAGGACCAATTATATGGACAATGGCATCATTGCCCTAAATTCAATACTCCTTTTTGTGGTCTTGTATTATGTTTTTCCCTTAAAGGACTTAGTACAATCTTGGATGGGTGAAGGGGTCACTACCAAAGAGGAATTGGCAAACCTGTTTGTCATGTACGGAATTGGGTTTTTGCTGATATTCCTTTGTTTTTCGTTGATGTATTACAGGGCCTTTAAACGATCGCGTTCGACCGAAACGGCAACCCTTTTGTACTTCTATGCAAGACATTTTTTTATTTTCGTCCTTGTGGCCGTCATTTCCGTTATCTTGGCCTTTTTTGAAGTAGGGCTGCAATTTGGTTTTCCCGGACTAGTTTACGCATTCTTGGGGCCATTATGCTATTCCCACTCCAAGCGATTCTCTAAAAAATTCCAACTGGATTAA
- a CDS encoding M28 family peptidase: MKKIVLVVFLVSILGFSQTDTRVYDIINAVSAERIERDITTLANFGTRHTLSDTISDTRGIGAARRWIKSEFDKISSECNHCLEVFYQKDLVKQGINPRIAKDVWVVNVVAIKRGTKYPNRFIIMSGDIDSRVSDPNDYTSDSPGANDNASGMAGTIEAARVLSKYEFESSIIFVGLSGEEQGLFGGNGLAAYAKGKEWDIVGVLNNDMIGNIKGVNGVVSNRDFRIFSEPVPPTETTQQRRAKRFYGGEVDGISRQLARYVHSTTKRYMPEMNPILIYRLDRFGRGGHHRPFNDFGFAGIRIMEAHENYTQQHQDVRVENGIAYGDVLEHVNFEYAKKLTAVNAINLASIAWGPPAPKNVEIGGIVEPSARLKWDKVDGAKGYKIYWRDTTSPTWDNYRYVGNVLQHTLEGIVIDNYFFGVVAVGENGHESPVVFPSGVFR, translated from the coding sequence ATGAAAAAAATCGTTTTAGTCGTATTCCTTGTCTCCATATTGGGTTTTTCCCAAACGGATACCCGAGTGTATGATATTATCAATGCGGTTTCGGCAGAACGCATAGAAAGGGATATTACCACTTTGGCCAACTTCGGTACACGCCACACGCTCAGCGATACCATTTCGGATACCCGTGGAATTGGAGCAGCGAGGCGATGGATAAAATCAGAATTTGATAAAATCTCTTCTGAATGTAATCATTGTTTGGAAGTATTCTATCAAAAGGACTTGGTCAAACAGGGAATCAATCCCCGAATTGCAAAAGATGTTTGGGTAGTTAACGTAGTCGCCATTAAGCGAGGTACAAAATATCCCAACCGTTTTATTATAATGAGTGGCGATATAGATTCAAGGGTGAGTGACCCCAATGATTATACCTCAGACTCCCCCGGTGCCAATGACAATGCCAGCGGAATGGCTGGAACTATTGAAGCCGCTCGTGTGCTTTCCAAATATGAATTTGAAAGCAGCATCATTTTTGTTGGGCTTTCTGGAGAAGAACAAGGACTTTTTGGCGGAAACGGCCTGGCAGCATACGCCAAAGGAAAAGAATGGGATATTGTTGGGGTGCTCAATAATGATATGATCGGTAATATTAAAGGTGTAAACGGTGTGGTCAGCAATCGCGATTTTAGAATCTTTTCAGAACCAGTCCCGCCAACGGAGACAACCCAACAGCGACGGGCCAAACGCTTCTATGGAGGGGAAGTTGATGGTATTTCCCGACAGTTGGCACGTTATGTCCACAGTACCACCAAAAGATATATGCCAGAAATGAATCCTATACTGATCTATCGCCTTGACCGGTTTGGACGGGGCGGACATCATCGCCCATTCAATGATTTTGGATTTGCCGGTATTCGCATCATGGAAGCCCATGAGAATTACACCCAACAGCACCAGGATGTTCGAGTTGAAAATGGTATCGCCTACGGCGATGTGTTGGAACATGTGAATTTTGAATATGCCAAAAAGTTGACCGCGGTCAACGCCATTAACCTGGCATCCATTGCATGGGGTCCACCAGCTCCGAAAAATGTAGAAATTGGAGGTATTGTTGAACCTTCGGCCCGGTTGAAATGGGATAAAGTGGACGGTGCAAAAGGATATAAAATCTATTGGAGGGACACAACTTCACCTACTTGGGACAATTATCGCTATGTAGGAAACGTTTTACAACATACCTTGGAGGGTATCGTTATAGACAATTATTTCTTTGGAGTAGTTGCCGTAGGCGAAAATGGGCATGAAAGCCCAGTAGTTTTTCCATCCGGAGTATTCCGTTAA
- a CDS encoding M1 family metallopeptidase, whose protein sequence is MRVSLLTCFVLLTSLVGAQENLSFTQDEFLRGSITPEREWWNLTFYHLDIEVRPNEKFIQGKNTIRYKVLKSKDIMQIDLQPPLKIEKITQNNRTLSYKKEGENVYRVLLGEPQKKGDENEIVVHYSGNPKEAVRAPWDGGFSWKKDKNGKHFVATSCQGLGASVWWPCKDHMYDEVDSMAISVTIPKDLMNVSNGRLRKVEETETTKTTHWYVDNPINNYGVNVNIGDYVHFGETYAGEKGTLDLDYYVLRDNLEKAKEQFKQTKPMLEAFEHWFGPYPFYEDGFKLVEVPYLGMEHQSSVTYGNQYLNGYLGNDLSGTGWGLKFDFIIIHEAGHEWFANNITYKDIADMWIHEGFTAYSENLFLDYHYGTKAASEYVIGTRKRIMNDKPIIGRYNLNKRGSGDMYYKGANMLHTLRQLIEDDEQWRQILRGLNKTFYHQTVTTQQIENYISKKTGKDLTAFFEQYLRTPMIPVLEYRIKGKALEYRYANVVDGFDMPVKVSINNNQEWLFPKAEWQLYQDAVPLKSEIVIDPNFYIKGKTVQ, encoded by the coding sequence ATGAGAGTATCGCTTTTAACTTGTTTTGTTCTTTTAACATCCCTGGTGGGTGCCCAAGAAAATTTGAGCTTCACCCAGGATGAATTTTTAAGGGGAAGTATTACCCCCGAACGGGAATGGTGGAATCTCACCTTTTACCATTTGGATATTGAAGTACGGCCCAATGAGAAATTCATTCAGGGCAAAAACACCATTCGGTATAAGGTCTTAAAAAGCAAGGACATCATGCAAATTGACTTGCAACCACCCTTGAAAATTGAAAAAATCACCCAAAACAACAGGACCTTGAGTTATAAAAAGGAAGGGGAAAATGTATATAGGGTGCTTTTGGGCGAACCACAAAAAAAGGGGGATGAAAACGAAATTGTGGTCCATTATTCGGGAAACCCCAAAGAGGCGGTTCGTGCTCCCTGGGATGGGGGGTTCTCGTGGAAAAAGGATAAAAATGGCAAACACTTTGTAGCCACCTCGTGCCAGGGCCTGGGGGCCAGTGTTTGGTGGCCCTGCAAGGACCATATGTACGATGAGGTGGACAGTATGGCCATAAGTGTCACCATTCCAAAAGACTTGATGAACGTCTCCAATGGCAGGCTACGGAAGGTTGAGGAAACAGAAACCACAAAGACCACACATTGGTACGTGGACAACCCAATCAACAATTATGGGGTAAATGTGAATATCGGTGATTACGTTCATTTTGGAGAGACATATGCGGGCGAAAAAGGAACTTTGGACCTGGATTATTATGTCCTAAGGGACAATCTCGAAAAAGCCAAGGAACAGTTTAAACAGACCAAACCTATGCTGGAAGCGTTTGAGCACTGGTTTGGCCCCTACCCCTTTTATGAAGATGGCTTTAAATTGGTGGAAGTACCCTATCTGGGCATGGAACATCAAAGTTCGGTCACTTATGGCAATCAATACCTGAATGGTTATTTGGGCAACGATTTATCAGGAACCGGATGGGGCTTAAAATTCGACTTCATCATCATCCATGAAGCGGGACATGAATGGTTCGCCAATAACATAACGTACAAGGACATTGCAGATATGTGGATCCATGAAGGGTTTACCGCCTATTCCGAAAACCTGTTCCTGGACTACCACTATGGTACCAAAGCGGCTTCGGAATACGTCATAGGCACAAGAAAAAGAATCATGAACGACAAGCCCATCATTGGGCGTTACAATCTCAACAAACGGGGGTCCGGGGATATGTATTATAAGGGCGCCAATATGCTTCACACCCTTAGACAGTTGATTGAGGATGATGAACAATGGCGACAAATTCTACGGGGATTGAACAAAACCTTTTATCACCAAACGGTGACTACACAGCAAATTGAAAATTACATTTCCAAAAAAACAGGAAAGGACCTAACCGCATTTTTTGAACAATACTTGAGAACCCCCATGATTCCCGTTCTAGAATACCGAATCAAAGGAAAAGCCCTGGAATATAGGTATGCCAACGTGGTTGATGGGTTTGATATGCCGGTCAAAGTAAGCATAAACAACAATCAGGAATGGCTTTTCCCAAAAGCGGAATGGCAACTTTACCAAGATGCGGTCCCGCTCAAATCGGAAATTGTTATCGACCCAAACTTTTATATCAAAGGTAAAACCGTGCAATGA
- a CDS encoding arginase family protein codes for MKVYFPQWQGSGNGISIEHGAKTILNHLNDDSIVQIPLSKIPAGESGAQKYRINNFEAITEQLNRFKQLISGAKPSKLQIIGGDCGLEIVPVSYLNTIYSNLGVIWFDAHADINRPCDSPSCNFHGMPLRALLGEGEDAMNHLLFSTIKTSQIHYVGLRDIDESEQKRINEGGIYAPKKWTTLELIGTLRQKGITHLYVHFDFDCLEPSDYDKTYYQVPNGIAIQEAENCIGTLQKEFTVVGSSVLESITTLQKELDPIKGIIDLQMR; via the coding sequence ATGAAAGTCTACTTCCCCCAATGGCAAGGTTCCGGTAATGGAATTTCCATAGAACACGGGGCAAAAACTATCCTTAACCATCTAAACGACGATTCCATCGTCCAAATTCCGCTTTCCAAAATCCCCGCCGGGGAATCCGGGGCACAAAAGTACCGCATCAATAATTTTGAAGCGATTACCGAACAATTGAATCGTTTTAAACAATTGATTTCAGGGGCCAAGCCATCCAAATTACAAATCATAGGGGGAGATTGCGGCCTTGAAATTGTTCCGGTGTCCTATCTCAATACAATATATTCCAACTTAGGGGTGATTTGGTTTGATGCCCATGCGGACATCAACAGACCTTGCGATTCCCCAAGTTGTAATTTTCATGGCATGCCCTTAAGGGCCCTACTGGGTGAAGGGGAGGACGCCATGAACCACTTGTTGTTTTCCACAATCAAAACGTCCCAAATTCATTATGTGGGGCTTAGGGACATTGATGAAAGTGAACAAAAGCGGATTAACGAAGGGGGCATTTATGCTCCTAAAAAGTGGACCACTTTGGAATTGATCGGTACGTTGCGACAAAAGGGGATTACCCATTTGTATGTCCATTTTGATTTTGATTGTTTGGAGCCTTCGGACTATGACAAAACCTATTACCAGGTTCCAAATGGCATAGCCATTCAAGAAGCTGAAAACTGTATCGGGACTTTGCAAAAAGAATTTACCGTTGTGGGTAGCAGTGTTTTGGAATCAATAACCACCCTTCAAAAAGAATTGGACCCCATTAAGGGAATCATCGACTTACAAATGAGGTGA
- a CDS encoding carbon-nitrogen hydrolase family protein → MKVTVGVVQDNPVFFNKGKTLDKLENIVAEYAAKGCQLLIFPESFVPGYPRGFDFGAKIGRRTPEGKALYADYHANSISLEGSDLERLVELSRKHGTYLVVGITEKQEHHGSLYCSMVYLSPTDGYLGVHRKIKPTATERVIWAEADGESMVTFHTRIGKMGGLICWENYMPLARMAMYHKGIEIYIAPTADSRPEWTTTMQQIALEGRCFVLGCNQYFTKSMYPEKYRKFVEQEPEELCPGGSVIVSPQGKVLAGPLFGEPGVLMAELDLEDVIKGKMDFDVNGHYARHDIFKFEAIHQPEIKKEAF, encoded by the coding sequence ATGAAAGTTACCGTTGGTGTTGTACAGGATAATCCGGTTTTTTTCAATAAAGGGAAGACTCTGGATAAACTGGAAAACATCGTAGCGGAGTACGCCGCAAAAGGATGCCAGCTTTTGATCTTTCCCGAATCCTTTGTACCCGGCTACCCCAGGGGATTTGATTTTGGCGCCAAAATAGGCCGTAGGACACCGGAAGGAAAAGCACTTTATGCGGACTATCATGCCAATAGTATTTCCTTGGAAGGCAGTGATTTAGAACGTTTGGTCGAACTCTCCAGAAAGCACGGAACCTATTTGGTTGTGGGAATAACCGAAAAACAGGAACACCATGGGAGTCTGTATTGCAGTATGGTATATCTATCCCCTACCGATGGATATCTGGGCGTACACCGGAAAATAAAACCTACGGCCACGGAACGTGTTATTTGGGCAGAAGCTGATGGGGAATCCATGGTTACCTTCCACACCAGGATTGGAAAAATGGGCGGTTTGATCTGCTGGGAAAATTATATGCCCCTGGCGCGAATGGCAATGTACCACAAGGGAATTGAAATCTATATTGCGCCCACAGCGGATTCCAGACCGGAATGGACGACCACCATGCAACAAATAGCATTGGAAGGAAGGTGTTTTGTGTTGGGATGCAATCAATATTTTACCAAGTCCATGTATCCTGAAAAATATCGGAAGTTTGTTGAACAAGAACCCGAAGAACTTTGCCCCGGAGGGAGTGTTATTGTTTCCCCACAAGGTAAGGTTCTCGCTGGACCCTTATTTGGGGAACCCGGAGTGCTGATGGCCGAGTTGGATTTGGAAGATGTCATAAAAGGTAAAATGGATTTTGATGTTAACGGTCATTATGCACGCCATGACATTTTTAAATTTGAAGCAATCCATCAACCTGAAATCAAAAAAGAAGCGTTTTAA
- a CDS encoding GNAT family N-acetyltransferase, which translates to MKQSINLKSKKKRFKPMVNLQPTLENDLVVVRPLQVSDFEALYQVASDPKIWELHQNPDRWELEVFKDFFKGALDSNGAFVIIDKATQTIIGSSRFKRPDNSDEAVEIGWTFLSRDYWGGIYNRSFKSLMIGYAFEHFEYILFHVDQHNYRSQRAVEKLGGELLDRKGALGHLHTQQNTGLTFILRKSS; encoded by the coding sequence TTGAAGCAATCCATCAACCTGAAATCAAAAAAGAAGCGTTTTAAGCCTATGGTGAACCTACAACCCACTTTAGAGAATGATTTGGTCGTGGTACGGCCACTTCAAGTTTCGGATTTTGAGGCACTGTATCAGGTCGCAAGCGACCCTAAAATATGGGAATTGCACCAAAACCCCGACCGATGGGAGTTGGAAGTCTTTAAGGATTTCTTCAAGGGAGCTTTGGATTCCAATGGTGCTTTTGTCATCATCGATAAGGCAACACAAACCATTATTGGAAGTTCCCGCTTTAAACGACCGGACAATTCCGATGAAGCCGTTGAAATTGGGTGGACCTTCCTTTCCAGGGACTATTGGGGAGGGATATACAATAGATCCTTTAAATCATTGATGATAGGCTATGCCTTTGAACATTTCGAATATATTTTGTTCCATGTGGACCAGCACAACTATCGTTCCCAAAGGGCCGTGGAAAAGCTAGGGGGTGAATTGCTTGACAGAAAGGGAGCGCTTGGTCATCTGCATACCCAACAAAACACGGGACTTACTTTTATCTTAAGGAAGTCGTCTTGA
- a CDS encoding zinc-dependent alcohol dehydrogenase family protein has translation MRAAIFEEFRGAISVKNVPDPKPKDDGVVLQVTATGLCRSDWHGWMGHDSDIALPHVPGHELAGIIVEKGKKVKNFSIGDRVTVPFVSGCGTCEQCRTQNHQVCDYQSQPGFTHWGSFAEYVALDYADINLVRLPEYVSDVTAATLGCRFITSYRAVVAQGRVKKGTTLAVHGCGGVGLSAIMIGHALGADIIAVDINPDNLELAKAFGARRTINPLKDEVIAAIKDYSKGGVEVSIDALGSQETCFNSIANLRKRGRHVQVGLVTGNHVHPKIPMDRVIANELEVVGSHGMQAHKYPEMLTLIQEGKLQPEKLVHQTISLDEATTLLPKMNAFKHTGVVVVNSF, from the coding sequence ATGAGAGCGGCCATTTTTGAAGAATTCCGGGGAGCTATTTCAGTTAAAAATGTTCCCGATCCAAAACCCAAGGACGATGGTGTAGTCCTCCAGGTTACCGCTACCGGGTTATGCCGAAGTGATTGGCACGGTTGGATGGGGCACGATTCGGACATTGCCCTGCCCCATGTACCGGGACATGAATTGGCAGGCATCATTGTAGAAAAGGGAAAGAAAGTCAAAAACTTTTCGATTGGTGATCGGGTGACCGTTCCCTTTGTTTCTGGCTGTGGCACCTGTGAACAGTGCCGTACCCAAAATCATCAGGTTTGTGATTACCAATCACAGCCAGGTTTTACCCATTGGGGGTCATTTGCAGAATATGTTGCCCTGGATTATGCGGATATCAATTTGGTTAGGTTGCCCGAATACGTATCCGATGTGACGGCTGCCACTCTAGGTTGCCGATTTATAACCTCATATCGTGCAGTTGTCGCCCAAGGCCGTGTTAAAAAGGGAACGACTTTGGCCGTACACGGCTGCGGTGGTGTTGGTCTTTCCGCCATTATGATCGGTCATGCCCTGGGTGCGGACATCATTGCAGTGGACATTAACCCGGATAATCTTGAACTTGCCAAAGCGTTTGGTGCCCGTAGGACCATCAACCCGTTAAAGGATGAGGTAATTGCCGCCATAAAAGACTATTCAAAGGGAGGGGTGGAGGTTTCCATAGATGCATTGGGAAGTCAGGAAACCTGTTTCAACTCCATTGCCAATCTTAGAAAAAGGGGGCGTCACGTTCAGGTAGGATTGGTCACTGGAAATCATGTACACCCAAAAATCCCAATGGATAGGGTTATTGCCAATGAATTGGAAGTGGTTGGGAGCCATGGCATGCAAGCACATAAATATCCAGAGATGCTCACCTTGATCCAAGAGGGGAAACTGCAACCGGAAAAATTGGTCCACCAGACCATTTCTTTGGATGAAGCCACTACCCTACTCCCTAAAATGAATGCGTTTAAACACACCGGAGTAGTCGTCGTGAATTCCTTTTAA